In one Cloacibacillus porcorum genomic region, the following are encoded:
- a CDS encoding transketolase — protein MKVTEEIRNFKAESISAKGIEELKEASREARVWAVVATAAAKSGHPAGALSSMDIYMTLLGAANVTPALADSPERDRIVVSHGHTSAGFYAALAEYGFFPAHEMAANFRRAGSPYQGHVERDVPGVDWGTGNLGQGLAAGVGFALAARARGSQAHSWVVMGDGEQVKGQVAEARRLAAKEKLTNLTALVDWNDIQISGRLEEVMPVNIPALWAADGWQVVECDGHDYNALYRAMKAAKEASVPTVILCRTTMGKGVSFMENIPDYHGKPAAGEKLEQALKELGSDISLFNAVLEERKGPLPKGRHVAPEKPALELGVPHTYTREDKKDNRGAFGKALAEVGELNYKKADATPMLVFDCDLAGSVKVDSFAKLCPDNYVEAGIQEHMTATAAGAASAAGVVSVWADFGVFASDEVYNQQRLNDINRAGTKTVLTHSGLDVGEDGMTHQCIDYVGLFRNTFGWNVVVPADPNQTDRATRWMLTEPGNICLAMGRSVLPVVTKEDGTPFYGGDYEFRDGAIDLLREGTDVVILAMGHLAGRAVEAHEALAKEGISAKVLHCATPLTMDKEALFALVGELPLLTCEDHHADTGIGAVAAMAFARAGKAVRIKNLGVTRYGLSGSNSDVLADMGLTAAGIAAGVRELLK, from the coding sequence ATGAAGGTCACAGAAGAGATACGGAATTTTAAGGCGGAGTCGATCAGCGCCAAGGGCATCGAGGAACTGAAAGAGGCGTCGCGCGAGGCGCGCGTCTGGGCAGTCGTCGCAACAGCGGCGGCAAAGAGCGGACATCCCGCGGGAGCGCTCTCGTCAATGGATATTTACATGACGCTGCTCGGCGCGGCGAACGTCACGCCCGCGCTCGCGGACTCGCCGGAGCGCGACCGCATAGTCGTCAGCCACGGCCACACCTCGGCGGGCTTCTACGCCGCGCTCGCCGAATACGGCTTTTTCCCCGCGCATGAGATGGCGGCGAACTTCCGCCGCGCCGGCAGCCCCTATCAGGGACATGTCGAACGCGACGTCCCCGGCGTGGACTGGGGAACGGGCAACCTCGGGCAGGGACTTGCGGCGGGCGTAGGATTCGCGCTTGCGGCGCGCGCCCGCGGTTCACAGGCGCACAGCTGGGTCGTCATGGGCGACGGCGAACAGGTCAAGGGACAGGTCGCCGAGGCGCGCAGGCTCGCGGCGAAAGAAAAACTGACAAACCTCACCGCGCTCGTCGACTGGAACGACATCCAGATAAGCGGCCGCCTGGAAGAGGTCATGCCCGTCAACATTCCCGCCCTCTGGGCCGCCGACGGCTGGCAGGTCGTCGAATGCGACGGCCATGATTATAACGCGCTTTACAGGGCGATGAAGGCTGCGAAAGAGGCCTCCGTGCCGACGGTCATCCTCTGCCGGACGACGATGGGCAAGGGCGTATCCTTCATGGAAAACATTCCCGATTACCACGGAAAGCCCGCCGCCGGTGAAAAACTCGAACAGGCCCTCAAAGAGCTCGGCAGCGACATCTCCCTCTTTAACGCGGTGCTCGAAGAGCGTAAGGGGCCGCTCCCCAAGGGACGCCACGTCGCTCCGGAAAAGCCGGCGCTTGAACTCGGAGTCCCACACACCTATACAAGGGAAGATAAAAAGGACAACCGCGGCGCCTTCGGAAAGGCTCTCGCGGAGGTCGGAGAGCTCAACTATAAAAAGGCGGACGCGACGCCGATGCTCGTATTTGACTGCGACCTCGCCGGTTCGGTGAAGGTCGACAGCTTCGCGAAGCTCTGCCCCGACAACTATGTCGAGGCCGGCATCCAGGAGCATATGACGGCGACCGCCGCCGGCGCGGCCTCGGCCGCGGGAGTCGTCTCCGTATGGGCCGATTTCGGCGTCTTCGCGAGCGACGAGGTCTATAACCAGCAGCGGCTCAACGACATCAACCGCGCCGGTACGAAGACGGTGCTCACCCACTCCGGCCTCGACGTCGGCGAAGACGGCATGACGCATCAGTGCATCGACTATGTCGGCCTCTTCCGCAACACCTTCGGCTGGAACGTCGTCGTTCCCGCAGACCCGAACCAGACAGACCGCGCGACGCGCTGGATGCTGACTGAGCCAGGCAATATCTGCCTCGCGATGGGACGCAGCGTGCTCCCCGTGGTCACAAAAGAGGACGGAACACCCTTCTACGGCGGGGACTATGAGTTCCGCGACGGCGCGATAGACCTGCTGCGCGAGGGAACCGACGTCGTCATCCTCGCAATGGGACATCTCGCGGGCCGTGCCGTCGAAGCGCACGAGGCGCTCGCGAAAGAGGGGATCAGCGCCAAAGTGCTACACTGCGCGACGCCGCTCACAATGGATAAGGAGGCGCTCTTCGCGCTCGTCGGGGAGCTGCCGCTTCTCACCTGCGAGGACCACCACGCCGACACCGGCATCGGCGCCGTCGCCGCGATGGCCTTCGCGCGCGCCGGCAAAGCGGTCAGAATAAAGAACCTCGGCGTAACACGCTACGGGCTTTCAGGCTCGAACAGCGACGTCCTCGCCGATATGGGGCTCACCGCCGCCGGCATCGCCGCCGGGGTGAGGGAACTGCTTAAATGA